From one Montipora capricornis isolate CH-2021 chromosome 10, ASM3666992v2, whole genome shotgun sequence genomic stretch:
- the LOC138020359 gene encoding uncharacterized protein — protein sequence MSSSWDQPVQITFRGASLAHSDPHFEKRTFVINPRSNKYRYWETVSTFCTFLTCLIVPFQASLNSKETGFWVFAYIFDVLFLLDMLLRFRVGYFSKGTLVNDTSLIRRSYLRGQFVLDLLTILPLDFLAFGVEIHMQSHQTLALLRLNRTLRVHRLLSFFGFREKELGSNTTLIRAIKYAATGTITIHLMACIWYSLACHNFGSGTPTCDEESWAIQLNTDSGYNDHKEILKISYKPF from the exons ATGTCATCTTCGTGGGACCAACCAGTACAAATAACTTTCAGAGGGGCTTCTCTCGCTCATAGCGATCCGCATTTcgaaaaaagaacctttgtgATCAATCCTCGCTCGAACAAATACCGATACTGGGAAACCGTCAGTACATTTTGCACCTTTCTCACTTGTCTAATTGTTCCTTTTCAAGCAAGTCTTAATTCAAAGGAAACAggtttttgggtttttgcgTACATCTTTGACGTGTTGTTTCTCTTGGACATGTTGCTTCGATTTCGCGTTGGATATTTTAGCAAAGGAACTCTTGTCAACGATACATCGTTGATCCGTCGAAGCTATCTTCGAGGACAATTTGTGTTGGACTTGTTGACCATTCTACCGTTGGATTTTCTTGCTTTTGGAGTCGAAATTCACATGCAAAGCCATCAGACATTGGCTTTATTGAGGTTAAACCGAACTTTAAGAGTGCACAGGCTTTTATCATTCTTTG gATTCCGAGAGAAAGAACTGGGATCCAACACAACTCTTATTCGGGCAATCAAGTATGCAGCCACCGGTACAATAACAATTCATTTAATGGCATGCATATGGTATTCACTGGCATGTCATAACTTTGGATCCGGTACACCCACGTGTGACGAGGAAAGTTGGGCAATCCAGCTTAACACAG attcaggctacaacgaccataaagaaattttaaagatttcatacaaacccttctaa
- the LOC138020358 gene encoding cyclic nucleotide-gated channel-like — protein MASKTVTRGVETVGVGKRYILSIYWATATATGTGYGDIHAVTLEEKWFSILSMLVGIGLFFGLILGGMASMLTNLDSGRARYIHHLHVIRDHMTDMKISSDIRSRVLAYYEYLWTHSRGVSGVGMFDDLPLSFQAELSLMINRKVLEKAPLFRGLNPGFKRMLSLVIRPVFYMPNQLIANKGDIGHHMFYIHRGRVEILCENNDEVLVTLSEGQLFGEVSMVYNLPRSASVRAATPCVVFLLDRRDLNKVLRHYPTVAQQLYLAVERRCDINQMHFDEQSPKDTRRSIIVDMENEEATEWLRETVVSKRKLGRV, from the exons ATGGCGTCAAAAACCGTCACCAGAG GTGTGGAGACTGTTGGTGTTGGAAAGAGGTACATTCTGTCAATTTACTGGGCAACTGCAACTGCCACAGGAACTGG CTATGGAGATATACACGCCGTCACGTTGGAAGAGAAATGGTTTTCCATACTTTCCATGCTTGTCGGGATTGGCTTGTTCTTTGGATTAATTTTGGGTGGAATGGCGTCAATGTTGACGAACTTGGATTCAGGGAGAGCAAGATACATACATCATCTTCATGTCATTAGAGATCACATG acAGACATGAAAATCTCTTCAGATATACGTTCGAGAGTCTTGGCTTACTACGAATATCTG TGGACACATAGTCGCGGAGTTAGTGGAGTTGGGATGTTTGATGATTTGCCGCTGAGTTTTCAAGCAGAATTGTCTCTCATGATCAACAGAAAAGTTTTGGAAAAG GCTCCACTGTTCAGAGGTCTAAATCCTGGTTTTAAGCGCATGCTCTCTCTGGTTATCCGTCCTGTTTTCTACATGCCCAATCAACTCATTGCAAACAAAGGAGACATCGGACATCACATGTTTTACATACACCGCGGACGTGTAGAG attcttTGTGAAAATAACGATGAAGTGTTGGTGACCCTATCGGAGGGGCAGCTGTTTGGCGAG GTGAGCATGGTGTACAATCTTCCGAGGTCGGCCTCCGTTCGAGCAGCTACTCCATGTGTTGTCTTTCTTTTGGATAGACGAGATCTGAACAAAGTTCTCAGACATTATCCAACAG TGGCTCAGCAACTGTATCTAGCTGTGGAACGCCGGTGCGACATCAACCAAATGCATTTTGACGAGCAGTCTCCGAAAGACACGAGAAGGAGCATCATTGTAGATATGGAGAACGAAGAGGCAACCGAATGGTTAAGAGAGACTGTGGTTAGTAAAAGAAAGCTTGGCAGGGTTTAA